From Candidatus Neomarinimicrobiota bacterium, a single genomic window includes:
- a CDS encoding excinuclease ABC subunit C — protein sequence MNLINKNRIQQVPSKPGVYFFKNEEGGIIYIGKAKNLRNRVRSYFQQSKYQSAKNITMIKRIADVEWLVVRSEVEALLTEANLIKQHQPHYNVSLKDDKSFPYIRITKEPYPRVFITRNIVRDGSKYFGPYTDVMHLRRSLKAVHKIFPVRSCDYMINDESITAQKVSLCLDYHIKKCQGPCEGMVSEKDYNDMIKQVIQFLQGRTKETEVYIKTQMDNASGEMRFEDAGMYRDQLHAIGRFKDRQRKVTADFEDRDVFALAKEEDYGIAVIVRIRNGRITSREKISLRNLDESDAIMMETIITRFYLESDFIPKEISLPTEAENSVQLIKWLKEKRNGAIHLTVPQKGEKSKEVRLAYQNAKLLLGEWMINRKKRRELVPKMLSQLQDDLQMKVPPRRIEGFDISHLGGTNTVASMVCFIDGKPRKSEYRKFKVKTVMGIDDYASMREIVFRRYKRIKEEGKGLPDLILIDGGKGQLSMAVSALRELGLDYLPIVGLAKRLEEVFVPGQSEAQSIHKQSPGLILLRRIRDEAHRFAITYQKQKRTDSVTKSIFHEIPGMGEKRVKKILSEYKDVKTIAGLKPEELKERLGFPVLIAEAIIELAKKNK from the coding sequence ATGAACTTAATCAACAAAAACAGGATACAGCAAGTACCGTCTAAACCGGGTGTTTACTTTTTCAAGAATGAAGAAGGAGGCATTATTTACATCGGGAAGGCTAAGAATCTTCGTAATAGGGTGCGGTCTTATTTTCAGCAGAGTAAATATCAATCGGCCAAAAATATAACTATGATAAAAAGAATTGCCGATGTGGAATGGCTGGTGGTGAGAAGCGAAGTGGAGGCGCTCCTGACGGAAGCGAACCTCATTAAACAGCATCAACCTCATTATAATGTGAGTTTGAAAGATGATAAGTCTTTTCCTTATATCCGAATTACAAAGGAGCCATACCCAAGGGTTTTTATTACTAGAAATATTGTTCGTGATGGGTCAAAATATTTTGGTCCTTATACTGATGTCATGCATTTGCGCCGGTCTTTGAAGGCTGTTCATAAGATATTTCCCGTCCGTAGTTGTGATTACATGATAAATGACGAATCAATCACTGCACAAAAGGTGAGCCTTTGCCTAGATTATCACATTAAAAAATGTCAAGGGCCATGCGAAGGAATGGTGTCTGAAAAAGATTATAATGATATGATCAAACAGGTGATTCAGTTTTTGCAGGGGAGGACCAAGGAAACGGAAGTATATATCAAGACGCAAATGGACAATGCGTCTGGTGAAATGCGCTTTGAAGATGCGGGTATGTACCGAGATCAACTTCATGCCATTGGACGATTTAAAGATCGGCAGCGCAAAGTAACGGCGGATTTTGAGGATAGAGATGTTTTCGCTTTGGCCAAAGAAGAAGATTACGGTATTGCCGTTATTGTCCGTATTCGCAATGGACGCATTACCAGTCGTGAAAAGATATCGCTTCGAAATTTAGATGAATCTGATGCTATTATGATGGAAACCATTATTACGCGTTTTTATTTGGAATCGGATTTTATCCCTAAAGAAATATCATTACCGACTGAAGCTGAAAATTCGGTTCAATTAATTAAATGGTTGAAAGAAAAGCGAAATGGCGCCATTCATTTGACTGTGCCACAAAAAGGTGAAAAATCAAAAGAAGTTCGATTGGCCTATCAAAATGCAAAATTACTATTAGGCGAGTGGATGATTAACAGGAAAAAACGCCGAGAACTTGTGCCGAAAATGCTCAGTCAACTCCAGGATGATTTGCAAATGAAAGTACCGCCGCGACGAATTGAAGGATTTGACATTTCTCATTTGGGCGGTACAAATACGGTAGCATCCATGGTGTGTTTTATTGATGGGAAACCGAGAAAATCGGAATATCGAAAATTCAAGGTAAAGACTGTAATGGGAATTGATGATTATGCATCTATGCGAGAAATTGTATTTCGCCGCTATAAACGAATAAAAGAGGAAGGAAAAGGACTTCCAGATTTAATTCTCATTGATGGGGGAAAAGGACAGTTGAGCATGGCTGTCTCAGCGCTACGAGAATTGGGTTTGGATTATTTGCCTATTGTCGGTTTGGCAAAACGATTAGAAGAAGTTTTTGTGCCGGGGCAGTCTGAAGCCCAATCAATACATAAGCAATCGCCGGGATTAATCTTATTACGACGAATTCGGGATGAAGCACATCGTTTTGCCATTACGTATCAAAAACAAAAACGAACCGATTCAGTCACCAAATCCATTTTTCATGAGATACCGGGAATGGGAGAAAAACGGGTGAAAAAAATATTGTCGGAATATAAAGATGTAAAAACGATTGCTGGACTAAAACCGGAAGAATTGAAAGAACGATTGGGGTTTCCTGTATTAATCGCGGAGGCGATTATTGAATTGGCGAAAAAAAATAAGTAG